The following coding sequences are from one Lolium rigidum isolate FL_2022 chromosome 6, APGP_CSIRO_Lrig_0.1, whole genome shotgun sequence window:
- the LOC124659733 gene encoding F-box only protein 6, producing the protein MGEVAALRQLVGQVQELWDLYGAVHGHAHGPIPRWYLLDFEHGSIKDDYCGGRTGYNSELLKIMEANQSPSRKRPRRDRNREKASVLNTPEPMNLDVWREFPEDLFETVIARLPVAAIFRFRTVCRKWCSLVGSDNFSQQYSEVPHGIPWFYTITHENACNNVAMYDPSLKKWHHPSAPLAPAKIVIPVASAGGLVCLLDLSHKNFYICNPLTQSLKEIPPRSVQAWSRVSVGMVLNGATSVEGYKVMWLPNDGNHEVYDSMQNMWSRPGDFPPSIKLPLALNFRSQPVAVGSTLYFMCSEPEGVLSYDVSTGIWTQFIIPLPLHLSDYTLAEFQGRIMLVGLVCKNAAACVCIWELQRMTLLWKEVDRMPNVWCLEFYGKHMRMTCLGNSGLLMLSLKAKRMNRLVVYDLLSKEWQKVPDCMLPCSRKKQWIACGTAFSPCPSAVP; encoded by the exons atgggGGAGGTGGCGGCGCTGCGGCAGCTGGTCGGCCAGGTGCAGGAGCTCTGGGACCTCTACGGCGCCGTTCACGGCCACGCCCACGGCCCCATACCCAG GTGGTATTTACTTGACTTTGAGCACGGTTCGATCAAGGATGATTACTGTGGAGGAAGGACAGGATACAACTCAGAATTATTGAAGATCATGGAAGCTAACCAATCTCCTTCTCGCAAGCGACCACGCAGAGACAGAAACCGTGAGAAAGCATCCGTGTTGAACACACCTGAACCAATGAATCTGGATGTTTGGAGAGAGTTCCCTGAAGACCTTTTTGAAACTGTCATAGCAAGGCTTCCAGTTGCTGCAATATTTCGATTCCGCACTGTTTGCCGGAAGTGGTGTTCTCTGGTCGGTTCAGACAATTTCTCTCAGCAGTACTCTGAAGTTCCTCATGGAATACCATGGTTCTATACAATCACACACGAGAATGCCTGCAACAATGTAGCGATGTATGACCCTTCACTGAAGAAGTGGCACCACCCTTCTGCTCCCCTCGCTCCTGCTAAGATAGTAATTCCAGTGGCATCTGCAGGTGGCCTTGTCTGCTTATTGGATCTTAGCCACAAGAATTTCTACATATGCAACCCTCTTACGCAATCACTGAAGGAAATTCCACCCAGGTCAGTTCAGGCATGGTCAAGAGTATCAGTAGGGATGGTGCTGAATGGAGCAACTTCTGTCGAGGGTTACAAAGTGATGTGGTTACCAAATGATGGGAACCATGAAGTCTATGACTCTATGCAGAATATGTGGTCAAGGCCTGGTGATTTTCCCCCGAGCATCAAGCTTCCACTTGCTCTAAATTTCAGGTCACAGCCTGTGGCAGTTGGCAGCACGCTATACTTCATGTGTTCAGAACCAGAGGGTGTTTTGTCATATGATGTAAGCACCGGGATTTGGACCCAGTTCATCATCCCACTGCCGCTGCATCTGAGTGATTACACACTTGCCGAGTTCCAGGGAAGGATCATGCTCGTGGGCCTGGTGTGCAAGAACGCAGCAGCCTGCGTCTGCATATGGGAGCTGCAGAGGATGACTCTCCTGTGGAAGGAGGTGGACAGAATGCCAAATGTCTGGTGCTTAGAGTTCTACGGTAAGCACATGAGGATGACTTGCCTGGGCAACAGCGGTTTGCTCATGCTCTCCTTGAAGGCGAAGCGGATGAACCGCCTCGTCGTATACGACCTTCTGAGCAAGGAATGGCAGAAGGTTCCTGATTGCATGCTCCCTTGCAGCCGCAAGAAACAGTGGATTGCATGTGGCACAGCATTCAGTCCGTGCCCCTCTGCCGTGCCCTGA
- the LOC124668484 gene encoding uncharacterized protein LOC124668484 translates to MECNRDDAIRSKEVAERKFKENDFAGAKKFALKAKALFELEGIDQMILALDVHLKAQTKFEGEHDWYGILEVSTFADEETIKKQYKKLALQTHPDKNRFIGADGAFKLISDAWNALSDKNKRILHDHRRHMSSVGVHQNNSQANVQSTSSSSMPSMNGFCRQNTGPASPAYVPCHNIPMASTFWTFCNSCGMSFQYPSKYFKVFMKCPVCPNVFEAVEVPPPPTPIYANEPRTMDTSTSMGGAAVPDRAMPRKGVASGSQNRDPMLQRCSSTKSAARVHTSSHKVQQTHGTVPGPSFGSSVPATSVLKRRVAEAKGKEAAKKRYKKVVSQSTSSGLDGDSCSQTHPAKRKARSTDRASGTKRRKEISNCLNDEAVGTSLIKGIEQLDMRGILIDKMKLQYRDKLEEFNRRKANVEKQQNKQTSEKIKQGVGCSTAVDTKKLKRTQSSNSVHPEEDNGKGLACKRVVLEGKEKAQNSKCAGSGELESREWKKPEIRFVYTRRSREEQEPSPDEMLVPDADFRSFGDHPASSFQKDQVWATYDEEDGMPRYYALIRKVHSSHPFNVRLAFLKADDCDEFGNSDWLSCGYSKTCGDFRPGASKDIDQLNTFSHVVAWEKGPGRIMRIFPKKGDIWALYQNWSADWDELTPDETMYKYELVQVLDSYSPGEGISVMPIEKVPGFVSVFKPLVDPTKSRRIPNEEMLRFSHQVPFHVLTGEEADNSPKGCYELDPGSTPKELLHK, encoded by the coding sequence ATGGAGTGCAACAGAGATGATGCAATCAGATCAAAGGAGGTTGCTGAAAGGAAGTTCAAGGAGAACGATTTTGCGGGTGCGAAGAAGTTTGCCTTGAAAGCAAAGGCTCTTTTCGAGCTTGAGGGCATTGATCAGATGATTCTAGCCTTGGATGTCCACCTAAAGGCGCAGACCAAGTTTGAAGGGGAGCATGACTGGTATGGCATCCTAGAAGTATCAACCTTCGCTGATGAGGAGACTATCAAGAAGCAGTACAAGAAGCTGGCCTTACAAACTCATCCTGACAAGAACAGATTCATTGGTGCTGATGGTGCTTTCAAGCTCATATCAGATGCTTGGAATGCCTTGTCTGACAAAAACAAGAGGATACTTCATGATCACAGAAGGCATATGAGCTCTGTAGGAGTCCATCAGAATAACTCGCAAGCAAATGTTCAGAGCACTTCCAGTTCCTCTATGCCAAGTATGAATGGCTTCTGCAGACAAAATACTGGTCCAGCCTCACCTGCCTATGTGCCGTGCCATAATATTCCAATGGCAAGCACATTTTGGACATTCTGCAACTCTTGTGGCATGAGCTTCCAgtatccaagcaaatacttcaaagTTTTTATGAAGTGTCCAGTTTGCCCTAACGTGTTTGAGGCTGTAGAAGTTCCTCCTCCACCAACTCCAATTTATGCTAATGAACCGAGGACAATGGATACTAGTACTAGTATGGGTGGTGCAGCAGTTCCAGATAGGGCAATGCCAAGAAAAGGAGTGGCTAGTGGCAGCCAAAATCGTGATCCTATGCTGCAGCGGTGTTCTTCAACCAAATCTGCAGCCCGTGTGCACACTTCTTCACATAAAGTGCAACAGACACATGGTACTGTTCCAGGTCCTTCCTTTGGGTCATCAGTTCCGGCAACCAGTGTCCTTAAAAGAAGAGTTGCAGAAGCAAAGGGTAAGGAAGCTGCAAAGAAGAGGTACAAGAAAGTGGTGTCACAATCAACAAGCTCTGGCCTTGATGGTGACTCATGTTCACAGACACACCCAGCAAAAAGAAAGGCTCGTTCCACTGATCGGGCATCAGGAACCAAGAGACGCAAGGAGATTTCTAATTGTCTCAACGATGAAGCTGTCGGAACCAGTCTCATTAAGGGGATCGAGCAGTTGGATATGCGAGGCATACTAATCGACAAGATGAAACTCCAATATCGGGACAAATTGGAGGAGTTCAACAGGAGGAAGGCTAATGTGGAGAAGCAACAAAATAAGCAAACTAGTGAGAAAATAAAGCAAGGGGTTGGATGTAGCACAGCAGTTGATACCAAGAAATTAAAGAGGACACAAAGCAGTAACTCAGTCCATCCAGAAGAAGATAATGGGAAAGGGCTGGCTTGCAAAAGAGTAGTTTTGGAAGGAAAGGAGAAGGCACAGAACAGCAAATGCGCTGGTTCTGGAGAATTGGAGTCACGGGAGTGGAAGAAACCTGAAATACGTTTTGTGTACACCAGAAGAAGCCGTGAGGAACAAGAACCATCTCCTGATGAAATGCTTGTCCCTGATGCAGATTTCCGCAGCTTTGGTGATCATCCCGCAAGCTCTTTCCAGAAGGATCAAGTGTGGGCCACATACGATGAAGAAGATGGCATGCCTCGCTACTATGCTCTGATCCGTAAAGTGCACTCCTCACACCCTTTCAATGTTAGACTTGCATTCCTCAAAGCGGATGACTGCGATGAGTTTGGAAATTCAGATTGGCTCTCATGTGGATACTCCAAGACCTGTGGCGATTTCAGGCCTGGTGCGTCCAAAGATATTGACCAGCTGAATACATTCTCTCATGTTGTCGCATGGGAGAAAGGTCCAGGTAGAATCATGAGAATTTTTCCCAAGAAAGGTGATATCTGGGCCCTGTACCAGAACTGGTCTGCTGACTGGGATGAACTCACACCTGACGAAACAATGTACAAGTATGAGTTGGTGCAGGTTCTTGACAGCTACAGCCCAGGTGAAggcatttctgttatgcctatagAGAAAGTCCCTGGTTTTGTGTCAGTGTTCAAGCCACTTGTGGACCCAACAAAGAGCAGGAGGATTCCAAACGAGGAGATGTTGCGGTTTTCACACCAGGTGCCATTTCATGTCCTTACTGGTGAAGAAGCTGACAACTCTCCTAAGGGGTGCTATGAACTGGATCCAGGCTCAACACCAAAGGAACTTCTCCACAAGTAG